One Scophthalmus maximus strain ysfricsl-2021 chromosome 1, ASM2237912v1, whole genome shotgun sequence genomic region harbors:
- the snap91a gene encoding clathrin coat assembly protein AP180 isoform X10 — MSGQTLTDRIAAAQYSLTGSEVARAVCKSTTHEQTAPKKKHLEYLIQATQETTVNVPQMADTLMERAGNASWVVVFKALITTHHLMVQGNERFLQFLASRNTLFNLSNFLDKTGSHGYDMSTFIRRYSRYLNEKAFAYRQMSFDFGRVKKGAEGAMRTMSVEKLLKGMPTLQSQIDALLDFDVHPPELNNAVINACFLLLFRDLIKLYACYNDGIINLLEKFFQMKRSQCKDGLEIYKRFLTRMTRVSEFFKIAEQVGIDKNDIPELTQAPESLLESLETHLNTLEGKKPEDKSPTKPDATANNSSTAAAAAAAAAAPAKHAPPAPAGGPPARPGPPAKPPPPAVTPTAPARTATANAAAAAAATAASNALIDDGFLLDLDPISSSSTGGAAVASSMTGWGDLLAEATPAASDGASDALLAEGESADADDADDADDADDAAAAPKAAAAAAAAAAAAAAPVPASLPISAPTATSAAVMDLFGDAFAPSPGDGPAAAAAGPAADAFGGSDSFASPAAAAAPSPGASSPPRAEPAPVIDLLDAFSGPVEDAQSAAPGGPADDLLGGLMSPTLAPTAAPPLAPLAPVPVQNDLLESGFDALGSLLSPTPPVPAAAAEPVTASPAPSGGFDASMFGGLGDLLMPAVTPQSTGGSAAGSAAGSMGTPVAAGGVAAAPPAAKAIGGDLDSSLANLIGDLGVKKKDPQSEKKLTGGANWTPKVAPTSWATPGAPMAGATPGAPGAPGAAPPGVAVAPPMSAQPGFGTPAAAGPGAPMMQPMMGQPMMGQPMMGQPMIRAPFTAAAGAAAPGAPISPGPACQSPKKPKDPLAELDLKDFL, encoded by the exons ACCTGATCCAGGCCACCCAGGAGACCACGGTGAACGTCCCCCAGATGGCCGACACACTGATGGAGAGGGCCGGCAACGCCAGCTGGGTGGTGGTTTTCAAAGCCCTGATCACCACACACCACCTCATGGTGCAAGGCAACGAG AGATTCCTGCAGTTCCTGGCTTCGAGAAACACCTTGTTCAACCTCAGCAACTTCCTGGACAAAACCGGTTCCCATG GCTACGACATGTCCACATTTATCAGACGCTACAGCCGCTATCTCAACGAGAAGGCTTTCGCCTACAGACAGATGTCTTTTGACTTTGGACGAGTCAAGAAAGG AGCTGAGGGAGCGATGAGGACCATGTCAGTGGAGAAGCTGCTGAAAGGGATGCCCACGCTGCAGAGCCAGATCGACGCCCTGCTGGACTTTGAC GTGCATCCACCAGAGCTGAACAACGCGGTGATAAACGCCTGCTTTCTGCTGCTCTTCAGAGATCTGATCAAGTTGTACGCCTGCTACAACGACGGCATCATCAACCTGCTCG AAAAATTCTTCCAGATGAAGCGAAGCCAGTGTAAAGACGGGCTGGAGATCTACAAGAGATTCCTGACACGGATGACGAGGGTTTCGGAGTTCTTCAAAATCGCCGAG CAAGTGGGAATAGACAAAAATGACATACCTGAACTCACTCAG GCCCCGGAGAGTCTTCTGGAGTCCCTGGAGACCCACCTCAACACTCTGGAGGGGAAGAAGCC GGAGGATAA gtcgCCCACTAAG CCGGACGCGACGGCCAACAACAGCTCgacggcggcggctgctgctgctgctgctgctgcaccggcCAAGCATGCGCCTCCCGCTCCAGCCGGCGGTCCCCCCGCTCGCCCCGGGCCTCCTGCCAAACCTCCCCCGCCCGCCGTCACCCCCACTGCTCCGGCCCGCACCGCCACCGCCaacgccgccgctgccgctgccgccacCGCTGCCAGCAA TGCCCTTATTGATGATGGGTTCTTGTTGGATCTAGACCCGATTTCCTCCTCGTCAACGGGGGGCGCCGCCGTTGCCTCCTCCATGACGGGATGGGGAG ATCTCCTGGCTGAGG CAACTCCGGCTGCCTCTGATGGAGCTTCTGACGCTCTCCTGGCGGAGGGAGAGTCTGCCGACGCCGATGACGCCGACGATGCCGACGATGCAGACGATGCAGCTGCCGCACCcaaagccgccgccgccgccgccgccgccgccgccgccgctgccgcacCAGTGCCCGCCTCTCTGCCCATCTCCGCTCCCACCGCCACCTCAGCCGCTGTCATGGACCTTTTCGGAG ATGCGTTTGCACCCTCCCCAGGAGACGGTCCTGCCGCCGCGGCCGCGGGCCCCGCCGCTGATGCGTTCGGTGGATCTG ACTCGTTCGCGTCCCCGGCTGCCGCGGCCGCCCCGTCCCCAGGAGCCTCATCTCCGCCCAGAGCAGAGCCGGCGCCAGTCATCGACCTGCTGG ACGCCTTCAGCGGCCCCGTGGAGGACGCGCAGAGCGCCGCTCCTGGAGGGCCTGCAGACGACCTGCTGGGAG GCCTGATGTCCCCCACCCTGGCCCCCACTGCCGCCCCACCCCTGGCTCCCTTGGCCCCCGTCCCGGTGCAGAACGACCTCTTGGAGTCGGGGTTCGACGCCCTGGGCTCGCTGCTGTCTCCGACCCCACCGGTACCCGCTGCCGCTGCGGAGCCTGTGACCGCCTCACcggcgccctctggtggcttcGATGCTTCGA TGTTCGGCGGACTAGGCGACCTGCTGATGCCCGCCGTCACGCCCCAGAGCACCGGGGGCAGCGCCGCCGGCAGCGCGGCGGGAAGCATGGGAACTCCCGTCGCGGCGGGGGGCGTGGCGGCCGCGCCCCCGGCCGCCAAGGCCATCGGCGGGGACCTGGACTCGTCGCTGGCCAACCTGATCGGAG ACCTGGGAGTCAAGAAAAA GGATCCGCAGAGTGAGAAGAAGCTGACCGGAGGTGCCAACTGGACGCCAAAGGTGGCCCCCACAAGCTGGGCCACACCCGGAGCCCCCATG GCCGGCGCCACCCCCGGAGCTCCCGGGGCACCAGGGGCAGCTCCGCCCGGCGTAGCCGTGGCGCCGCCGATGAGCGCGCAGCCCGGCTTTGGCACG CCGGCAGCGGCAGGGCCGGGAGCCCCCATGATGCAGCCCATGATGGGGCAGCCCATGATGGGGCAGCCCATGATGGGGCAGCCCATGATCAGAGCtcccttcacagctgcagctggagccgCCGCACCAGGAGCaccg ATCTCTCCCGGACCAGCGTGCCAGAGTCCCAAGAAGCCCAAGGATCCACTGGCGGAACTCGACCTCAAGGATTTCTTATAA
- the snap91a gene encoding clathrin coat assembly protein AP180 isoform X8: MSGQTLTDRIAAAQYSLTGSEVARAVCKSTTHEQTAPKKKHLEYLIQATQETTVNVPQMADTLMERAGNASWVVVFKALITTHHLMVQGNERFLQFLASRNTLFNLSNFLDKTGSHGYDMSTFIRRYSRYLNEKAFAYRQMSFDFGRVKKGAEGAMRTMSVEKLLKGMPTLQSQIDALLDFDVHPPELNNAVINACFLLLFRDLIKLYACYNDGIINLLEKFFQMKRSQCKDGLEIYKRFLTRMTRVSEFFKIAEQVGIDKNDIPELTQAPESLLESLETHLNTLEGKKPEDKSPTKPDATANNSSTAAAAAAAAAAPAKHAPPAPAGGPPARPGPPAKPPPPAVTPTAPARTATANAAAAAAATAASNALIDDGFLLDLDPISSSSTGGAAVASSMTGWGDLLAEATPAASDGASDALLAEGESADADDADDADDADDAAAAPKAAAAAAAAAAAAAAPVPASLPISAPTATSAAVMDLFGDAFAPSPGDGPAAAAAGPAADAFGGSDPFATTEGSADIAPGLDLFAMRPADTGAAAAAAAAASPTSSEAPTIVVPVAAPAAPTPSSTTTTTTATTESAAAPTLDIFGDMFDSMPEQSPATESKAATTPSVDLFGADLPAVSRGPSPLPELPPPGDIVTDSFASPAAAAAPSPGASSPPRAEPAPVIDLLDAFSGPVEDAQSAAPGGPADDLLGGLMSPTLAPTAAPPLAPLAPVPVQNDLLESGFDALGSLLSPTPPVPAAAAEPVTASPAPSGGFDASMFGGLGDLLMPAVTPQSTGGSAAGSAAGSMGTPVAAGGVAAAPPAAKAIGGDLDSSLANLIGDLGVKKKDPQSEKKLTGGANWTPKVAPTSWATPGAPMPAAAGPGAPMMQPMMGQPMMGQPMMGQPMIRAPFTAAAGAAAPGAPISPGPACQSPKKPKDPLAELDLKDFL; this comes from the exons ACCTGATCCAGGCCACCCAGGAGACCACGGTGAACGTCCCCCAGATGGCCGACACACTGATGGAGAGGGCCGGCAACGCCAGCTGGGTGGTGGTTTTCAAAGCCCTGATCACCACACACCACCTCATGGTGCAAGGCAACGAG AGATTCCTGCAGTTCCTGGCTTCGAGAAACACCTTGTTCAACCTCAGCAACTTCCTGGACAAAACCGGTTCCCATG GCTACGACATGTCCACATTTATCAGACGCTACAGCCGCTATCTCAACGAGAAGGCTTTCGCCTACAGACAGATGTCTTTTGACTTTGGACGAGTCAAGAAAGG AGCTGAGGGAGCGATGAGGACCATGTCAGTGGAGAAGCTGCTGAAAGGGATGCCCACGCTGCAGAGCCAGATCGACGCCCTGCTGGACTTTGAC GTGCATCCACCAGAGCTGAACAACGCGGTGATAAACGCCTGCTTTCTGCTGCTCTTCAGAGATCTGATCAAGTTGTACGCCTGCTACAACGACGGCATCATCAACCTGCTCG AAAAATTCTTCCAGATGAAGCGAAGCCAGTGTAAAGACGGGCTGGAGATCTACAAGAGATTCCTGACACGGATGACGAGGGTTTCGGAGTTCTTCAAAATCGCCGAG CAAGTGGGAATAGACAAAAATGACATACCTGAACTCACTCAG GCCCCGGAGAGTCTTCTGGAGTCCCTGGAGACCCACCTCAACACTCTGGAGGGGAAGAAGCC GGAGGATAA gtcgCCCACTAAG CCGGACGCGACGGCCAACAACAGCTCgacggcggcggctgctgctgctgctgctgctgcaccggcCAAGCATGCGCCTCCCGCTCCAGCCGGCGGTCCCCCCGCTCGCCCCGGGCCTCCTGCCAAACCTCCCCCGCCCGCCGTCACCCCCACTGCTCCGGCCCGCACCGCCACCGCCaacgccgccgctgccgctgccgccacCGCTGCCAGCAA TGCCCTTATTGATGATGGGTTCTTGTTGGATCTAGACCCGATTTCCTCCTCGTCAACGGGGGGCGCCGCCGTTGCCTCCTCCATGACGGGATGGGGAG ATCTCCTGGCTGAGG CAACTCCGGCTGCCTCTGATGGAGCTTCTGACGCTCTCCTGGCGGAGGGAGAGTCTGCCGACGCCGATGACGCCGACGATGCCGACGATGCAGACGATGCAGCTGCCGCACCcaaagccgccgccgccgccgccgccgccgccgccgccgctgccgcacCAGTGCCCGCCTCTCTGCCCATCTCCGCTCCCACCGCCACCTCAGCCGCTGTCATGGACCTTTTCGGAG ATGCGTTTGCACCCTCCCCAGGAGACGGTCCTGCCGCCGCGGCCGCGGGCCCCGCCGCTGATGCGTTCGGTGGATCTG ACCCCTTTGCAACGACGGAGGGGAGTGCGGACATTGCTCCCGGGCTGGACCTGTTCGCCATGAGGCCCGCCGACAcgggggccgccgccgccgccgccgccgccgcctctcccACCTCCAGTGAGGCGCCGACCATCGTCGTCCCCGTCGCTGCCCCCGCTGCCCCCACCCcttcttccaccaccaccaccaccaccgccaccacagAGTCTGCAGCCGCCCCGACTCTAGATATCTTTGGTG ATATGTTTGATTCTATGCCTGAGCAAAGCCCCGCCACAGAATCCAAAGCTGCTACCACTCCTAGCGTAGACCTTTTCGGTGCAG ACCTTCCTGCTGTTTCACGCGGGCCCTCTCCTTTGCCCGAGCTGCCTCCGCCTGGAGACATTGTAACAG ACTCGTTCGCGTCCCCGGCTGCCGCGGCCGCCCCGTCCCCAGGAGCCTCATCTCCGCCCAGAGCAGAGCCGGCGCCAGTCATCGACCTGCTGG ACGCCTTCAGCGGCCCCGTGGAGGACGCGCAGAGCGCCGCTCCTGGAGGGCCTGCAGACGACCTGCTGGGAG GCCTGATGTCCCCCACCCTGGCCCCCACTGCCGCCCCACCCCTGGCTCCCTTGGCCCCCGTCCCGGTGCAGAACGACCTCTTGGAGTCGGGGTTCGACGCCCTGGGCTCGCTGCTGTCTCCGACCCCACCGGTACCCGCTGCCGCTGCGGAGCCTGTGACCGCCTCACcggcgccctctggtggcttcGATGCTTCGA TGTTCGGCGGACTAGGCGACCTGCTGATGCCCGCCGTCACGCCCCAGAGCACCGGGGGCAGCGCCGCCGGCAGCGCGGCGGGAAGCATGGGAACTCCCGTCGCGGCGGGGGGCGTGGCGGCCGCGCCCCCGGCCGCCAAGGCCATCGGCGGGGACCTGGACTCGTCGCTGGCCAACCTGATCGGAG ACCTGGGAGTCAAGAAAAA GGATCCGCAGAGTGAGAAGAAGCTGACCGGAGGTGCCAACTGGACGCCAAAGGTGGCCCCCACAAGCTGGGCCACACCCGGAGCCCCCATG CCGGCAGCGGCAGGGCCGGGAGCCCCCATGATGCAGCCCATGATGGGGCAGCCCATGATGGGGCAGCCCATGATGGGGCAGCCCATGATCAGAGCtcccttcacagctgcagctggagccgCCGCACCAGGAGCaccg ATCTCTCCCGGACCAGCGTGCCAGAGTCCCAAGAAGCCCAAGGATCCACTGGCGGAACTCGACCTCAAGGATTTCTTATAA
- the snap91a gene encoding clathrin coat assembly protein AP180 isoform X9, with protein MSGQTLTDRIAAAQYSLTGSEVARAVCKSTTHEQTAPKKKHLEYLIQATQETTVNVPQMADTLMERAGNASWVVVFKALITTHHLMVQGNERFLQFLASRNTLFNLSNFLDKTGSHGYDMSTFIRRYSRYLNEKAFAYRQMSFDFGRVKKGAEGAMRTMSVEKLLKGMPTLQSQIDALLDFDVHPPELNNAVINACFLLLFRDLIKLYACYNDGIINLLEKFFQMKRSQCKDGLEIYKRFLTRMTRVSEFFKIAEQVGIDKNDIPELTQAPESLLESLETHLNTLEGKKPEDKSPTKPDATANNSSTAAAAAAAAAAPAKHAPPAPAGGPPARPGPPAKPPPPAVTPTAPARTATANAAAAAAATAASNALIDDGFLLDLDPISSSSTGGAAVASSMTGWGDLLAEATPAASDGASDALLAEGESADADDADDADDADDAAAAPKAAAAAAAAAAAAAAPVPASLPISAPTATSAAVMDLFGDAFAPSPGDGPAAAAAGPAADAFGGSDPFATTEGSADIAPGLDLFAMRPADTGAAAAAAAAASPTSSEAPTIVVPVAAPAAPTPSSTTTTTTATTESAAAPTLDIFGDSFASPAAAAAPSPGASSPPRAEPAPVIDLLDAFSGPVEDAQSAAPGGPADDLLGGLMSPTLAPTAAPPLAPLAPVPVQNDLLESGFDALGSLLSPTPPVPAAAAEPVTASPAPSGGFDASMFGGLGDLLMPAVTPQSTGGSAAGSAAGSMGTPVAAGGVAAAPPAAKAIGGDLDSSLANLIGDLGVKKKDPQSEKKLTGGANWTPKVAPTSWATPGAPMAGATPGAPGAPGAAPPGVAVAPPMSAQPGFGTPAAAGPGAPMMQPMMGQPMMGQPMMGQPMIRAPFTAAAGAAAPGAPISPGPACQSPKKPKDPLAELDLKDFL; from the exons ACCTGATCCAGGCCACCCAGGAGACCACGGTGAACGTCCCCCAGATGGCCGACACACTGATGGAGAGGGCCGGCAACGCCAGCTGGGTGGTGGTTTTCAAAGCCCTGATCACCACACACCACCTCATGGTGCAAGGCAACGAG AGATTCCTGCAGTTCCTGGCTTCGAGAAACACCTTGTTCAACCTCAGCAACTTCCTGGACAAAACCGGTTCCCATG GCTACGACATGTCCACATTTATCAGACGCTACAGCCGCTATCTCAACGAGAAGGCTTTCGCCTACAGACAGATGTCTTTTGACTTTGGACGAGTCAAGAAAGG AGCTGAGGGAGCGATGAGGACCATGTCAGTGGAGAAGCTGCTGAAAGGGATGCCCACGCTGCAGAGCCAGATCGACGCCCTGCTGGACTTTGAC GTGCATCCACCAGAGCTGAACAACGCGGTGATAAACGCCTGCTTTCTGCTGCTCTTCAGAGATCTGATCAAGTTGTACGCCTGCTACAACGACGGCATCATCAACCTGCTCG AAAAATTCTTCCAGATGAAGCGAAGCCAGTGTAAAGACGGGCTGGAGATCTACAAGAGATTCCTGACACGGATGACGAGGGTTTCGGAGTTCTTCAAAATCGCCGAG CAAGTGGGAATAGACAAAAATGACATACCTGAACTCACTCAG GCCCCGGAGAGTCTTCTGGAGTCCCTGGAGACCCACCTCAACACTCTGGAGGGGAAGAAGCC GGAGGATAA gtcgCCCACTAAG CCGGACGCGACGGCCAACAACAGCTCgacggcggcggctgctgctgctgctgctgctgcaccggcCAAGCATGCGCCTCCCGCTCCAGCCGGCGGTCCCCCCGCTCGCCCCGGGCCTCCTGCCAAACCTCCCCCGCCCGCCGTCACCCCCACTGCTCCGGCCCGCACCGCCACCGCCaacgccgccgctgccgctgccgccacCGCTGCCAGCAA TGCCCTTATTGATGATGGGTTCTTGTTGGATCTAGACCCGATTTCCTCCTCGTCAACGGGGGGCGCCGCCGTTGCCTCCTCCATGACGGGATGGGGAG ATCTCCTGGCTGAGG CAACTCCGGCTGCCTCTGATGGAGCTTCTGACGCTCTCCTGGCGGAGGGAGAGTCTGCCGACGCCGATGACGCCGACGATGCCGACGATGCAGACGATGCAGCTGCCGCACCcaaagccgccgccgccgccgccgccgccgccgccgccgctgccgcacCAGTGCCCGCCTCTCTGCCCATCTCCGCTCCCACCGCCACCTCAGCCGCTGTCATGGACCTTTTCGGAG ATGCGTTTGCACCCTCCCCAGGAGACGGTCCTGCCGCCGCGGCCGCGGGCCCCGCCGCTGATGCGTTCGGTGGATCTG ACCCCTTTGCAACGACGGAGGGGAGTGCGGACATTGCTCCCGGGCTGGACCTGTTCGCCATGAGGCCCGCCGACAcgggggccgccgccgccgccgccgccgccgcctctcccACCTCCAGTGAGGCGCCGACCATCGTCGTCCCCGTCGCTGCCCCCGCTGCCCCCACCCcttcttccaccaccaccaccaccaccgccaccacagAGTCTGCAGCCGCCCCGACTCTAGATATCTTTGGTG ACTCGTTCGCGTCCCCGGCTGCCGCGGCCGCCCCGTCCCCAGGAGCCTCATCTCCGCCCAGAGCAGAGCCGGCGCCAGTCATCGACCTGCTGG ACGCCTTCAGCGGCCCCGTGGAGGACGCGCAGAGCGCCGCTCCTGGAGGGCCTGCAGACGACCTGCTGGGAG GCCTGATGTCCCCCACCCTGGCCCCCACTGCCGCCCCACCCCTGGCTCCCTTGGCCCCCGTCCCGGTGCAGAACGACCTCTTGGAGTCGGGGTTCGACGCCCTGGGCTCGCTGCTGTCTCCGACCCCACCGGTACCCGCTGCCGCTGCGGAGCCTGTGACCGCCTCACcggcgccctctggtggcttcGATGCTTCGA TGTTCGGCGGACTAGGCGACCTGCTGATGCCCGCCGTCACGCCCCAGAGCACCGGGGGCAGCGCCGCCGGCAGCGCGGCGGGAAGCATGGGAACTCCCGTCGCGGCGGGGGGCGTGGCGGCCGCGCCCCCGGCCGCCAAGGCCATCGGCGGGGACCTGGACTCGTCGCTGGCCAACCTGATCGGAG ACCTGGGAGTCAAGAAAAA GGATCCGCAGAGTGAGAAGAAGCTGACCGGAGGTGCCAACTGGACGCCAAAGGTGGCCCCCACAAGCTGGGCCACACCCGGAGCCCCCATG GCCGGCGCCACCCCCGGAGCTCCCGGGGCACCAGGGGCAGCTCCGCCCGGCGTAGCCGTGGCGCCGCCGATGAGCGCGCAGCCCGGCTTTGGCACG CCGGCAGCGGCAGGGCCGGGAGCCCCCATGATGCAGCCCATGATGGGGCAGCCCATGATGGGGCAGCCCATGATGGGGCAGCCCATGATCAGAGCtcccttcacagctgcagctggagccgCCGCACCAGGAGCaccg ATCTCTCCCGGACCAGCGTGCCAGAGTCCCAAGAAGCCCAAGGATCCACTGGCGGAACTCGACCTCAAGGATTTCTTATAA
- the snap91a gene encoding clathrin coat assembly protein AP180 isoform X7, which yields MSGQTLTDRIAAAQYSLTGSEVARAVCKSTTHEQTAPKKKHLEYLIQATQETTVNVPQMADTLMERAGNASWVVVFKALITTHHLMVQGNERFLQFLASRNTLFNLSNFLDKTGSHGYDMSTFIRRYSRYLNEKAFAYRQMSFDFGRVKKGAEGAMRTMSVEKLLKGMPTLQSQIDALLDFDVHPPELNNAVINACFLLLFRDLIKLYACYNDGIINLLEKFFQMKRSQCKDGLEIYKRFLTRMTRVSEFFKIAEQVGIDKNDIPELTQAPESLLESLETHLNTLEGKKPEDKSPTKPDATANNSSTAAAAAAAAAAPAKHAPPAPAGGPPARPGPPAKPPPPAVTPTAPARTATANAAAAAAATAASNALIDDGFLLDLDPISSSSTGGAAVASSMTGWGDLLAEATPAASDGASDALLAEGESADADDADDADDADDAAAAPKAAAAAAAAAAAAAAPVPASLPISAPTATSAAVMDLFGDAFAPSPGDGPAAAAAGPAADAFGGSDPFATTEGSADIAPGLDLFAMRPADTGAAAAAAAAASPTSSEAPTIVVPVAAPAAPTPSSTTTTTTATTESAAAPTLDIFGDLPAVSRGPSPLPELPPPGDIVTDSFASPAAAAAPSPGASSPPRAEPAPVIDLLDAFSGPVEDAQSAAPGGPADDLLGGLMSPTLAPTAAPPLAPLAPVPVQNDLLESGFDALGSLLSPTPPVPAAAAEPVTASPAPSGGFDASMFGGLGDLLMPAVTPQSTGGSAAGSAAGSMGTPVAAGGVAAAPPAAKAIGGDLDSSLANLIGDLGVKKKDPQSEKKLTGGANWTPKVAPTSWATPGAPMAGATPGAPGAPGAAPPGVAVAPPMSAQPGFGTPAAAGPGAPMMQPMMGQPMMGQPMMGQPMIRAPFTAAAGAAAPGAPISPGPACQSPKKPKDPLAELDLKDFL from the exons ACCTGATCCAGGCCACCCAGGAGACCACGGTGAACGTCCCCCAGATGGCCGACACACTGATGGAGAGGGCCGGCAACGCCAGCTGGGTGGTGGTTTTCAAAGCCCTGATCACCACACACCACCTCATGGTGCAAGGCAACGAG AGATTCCTGCAGTTCCTGGCTTCGAGAAACACCTTGTTCAACCTCAGCAACTTCCTGGACAAAACCGGTTCCCATG GCTACGACATGTCCACATTTATCAGACGCTACAGCCGCTATCTCAACGAGAAGGCTTTCGCCTACAGACAGATGTCTTTTGACTTTGGACGAGTCAAGAAAGG AGCTGAGGGAGCGATGAGGACCATGTCAGTGGAGAAGCTGCTGAAAGGGATGCCCACGCTGCAGAGCCAGATCGACGCCCTGCTGGACTTTGAC GTGCATCCACCAGAGCTGAACAACGCGGTGATAAACGCCTGCTTTCTGCTGCTCTTCAGAGATCTGATCAAGTTGTACGCCTGCTACAACGACGGCATCATCAACCTGCTCG AAAAATTCTTCCAGATGAAGCGAAGCCAGTGTAAAGACGGGCTGGAGATCTACAAGAGATTCCTGACACGGATGACGAGGGTTTCGGAGTTCTTCAAAATCGCCGAG CAAGTGGGAATAGACAAAAATGACATACCTGAACTCACTCAG GCCCCGGAGAGTCTTCTGGAGTCCCTGGAGACCCACCTCAACACTCTGGAGGGGAAGAAGCC GGAGGATAA gtcgCCCACTAAG CCGGACGCGACGGCCAACAACAGCTCgacggcggcggctgctgctgctgctgctgctgcaccggcCAAGCATGCGCCTCCCGCTCCAGCCGGCGGTCCCCCCGCTCGCCCCGGGCCTCCTGCCAAACCTCCCCCGCCCGCCGTCACCCCCACTGCTCCGGCCCGCACCGCCACCGCCaacgccgccgctgccgctgccgccacCGCTGCCAGCAA TGCCCTTATTGATGATGGGTTCTTGTTGGATCTAGACCCGATTTCCTCCTCGTCAACGGGGGGCGCCGCCGTTGCCTCCTCCATGACGGGATGGGGAG ATCTCCTGGCTGAGG CAACTCCGGCTGCCTCTGATGGAGCTTCTGACGCTCTCCTGGCGGAGGGAGAGTCTGCCGACGCCGATGACGCCGACGATGCCGACGATGCAGACGATGCAGCTGCCGCACCcaaagccgccgccgccgccgccgccgccgccgccgccgctgccgcacCAGTGCCCGCCTCTCTGCCCATCTCCGCTCCCACCGCCACCTCAGCCGCTGTCATGGACCTTTTCGGAG ATGCGTTTGCACCCTCCCCAGGAGACGGTCCTGCCGCCGCGGCCGCGGGCCCCGCCGCTGATGCGTTCGGTGGATCTG ACCCCTTTGCAACGACGGAGGGGAGTGCGGACATTGCTCCCGGGCTGGACCTGTTCGCCATGAGGCCCGCCGACAcgggggccgccgccgccgccgccgccgccgcctctcccACCTCCAGTGAGGCGCCGACCATCGTCGTCCCCGTCGCTGCCCCCGCTGCCCCCACCCcttcttccaccaccaccaccaccaccgccaccacagAGTCTGCAGCCGCCCCGACTCTAGATATCTTTGGTG ACCTTCCTGCTGTTTCACGCGGGCCCTCTCCTTTGCCCGAGCTGCCTCCGCCTGGAGACATTGTAACAG ACTCGTTCGCGTCCCCGGCTGCCGCGGCCGCCCCGTCCCCAGGAGCCTCATCTCCGCCCAGAGCAGAGCCGGCGCCAGTCATCGACCTGCTGG ACGCCTTCAGCGGCCCCGTGGAGGACGCGCAGAGCGCCGCTCCTGGAGGGCCTGCAGACGACCTGCTGGGAG GCCTGATGTCCCCCACCCTGGCCCCCACTGCCGCCCCACCCCTGGCTCCCTTGGCCCCCGTCCCGGTGCAGAACGACCTCTTGGAGTCGGGGTTCGACGCCCTGGGCTCGCTGCTGTCTCCGACCCCACCGGTACCCGCTGCCGCTGCGGAGCCTGTGACCGCCTCACcggcgccctctggtggcttcGATGCTTCGA TGTTCGGCGGACTAGGCGACCTGCTGATGCCCGCCGTCACGCCCCAGAGCACCGGGGGCAGCGCCGCCGGCAGCGCGGCGGGAAGCATGGGAACTCCCGTCGCGGCGGGGGGCGTGGCGGCCGCGCCCCCGGCCGCCAAGGCCATCGGCGGGGACCTGGACTCGTCGCTGGCCAACCTGATCGGAG ACCTGGGAGTCAAGAAAAA GGATCCGCAGAGTGAGAAGAAGCTGACCGGAGGTGCCAACTGGACGCCAAAGGTGGCCCCCACAAGCTGGGCCACACCCGGAGCCCCCATG GCCGGCGCCACCCCCGGAGCTCCCGGGGCACCAGGGGCAGCTCCGCCCGGCGTAGCCGTGGCGCCGCCGATGAGCGCGCAGCCCGGCTTTGGCACG CCGGCAGCGGCAGGGCCGGGAGCCCCCATGATGCAGCCCATGATGGGGCAGCCCATGATGGGGCAGCCCATGATGGGGCAGCCCATGATCAGAGCtcccttcacagctgcagctggagccgCCGCACCAGGAGCaccg ATCTCTCCCGGACCAGCGTGCCAGAGTCCCAAGAAGCCCAAGGATCCACTGGCGGAACTCGACCTCAAGGATTTCTTATAA